The following proteins come from a genomic window of Methanocalculus alkaliphilus:
- the brxC gene encoding BREX system P-loop protein BrxC: MLENRDTKNKAVFYRDPTEYTIPNDGVTKVGRITDEYQLTVARYELESFVCEGSYNTGLKNILQSFLDNLDQPVQPAVWVSGFFGSGKSHLVRVLDFLWSDLAFPDGSTARNLAKVPPEINDLLIQLNTEGRRNGGIWSAAGTLSAGVGDDPRTAILQIVLRAADLPEKIDVARIHLWLAEYGILEKMRQRLIGSGKPRDMTRPFVSSAFAEALIEFHPDFSNRTPEEARDDLRRQFGTDMEMTNDLMESMLNDIFAMKSTEKGRMPLVLIVLDEVQQYLTIGEGAEQLLAFQGVIEDICSRFKSRLLIVATGQEALQANTLLQRLQGRFSLRVTLDSKDVDTVLRQTILRKKESMKEPLNKTLDSVTGEISRHLDGSKLAHRSGDGEFLALDYPLLPTRKRFWEKVLHAVDTGGMSTQLRNQLRITFDGARKYADKPLGTIIPADFIFSQQMTQLRNNNILPQQIADAIAKEDDGTEQGILQSRIAALLFLIQKVDASFGLRATPEILADLLITDLVAGSENLRRELPDLLTDMHDRGVIAKVGDEYRIQTEEGSIWEGDYQKRKTDYKADDSMLIFKRNEILQKQLNQHLGRISILQGESRTPREADLVYFTSQRPEIGSKVPIWIRHGWETNNTAVTHEAAAEGSESPLVFVFLPRIEHDAFKDEIAGLLAAEKVIEDRPAPTTAEGDQARSNIDAKRMAHIQRIGKIVREIFSQASVYLGGGLKVENDTLDGAIQKATESAAIRMYPRFRDADTRGWDQVITRVKSGDQAPLTKVGWERGAEDHPVCKEILKRVTNPKSGNDLRRSLDQPPFGWPKDAIDGGLLVLVATNHLKAGINGRPLSATDLDRQQIGRAAFAAENVVLTQNERLAARSLYTTVSLTPESGREVEQAILFLQKIEELLQSSGGEEPLPNIVRPGYLSELHGYSGNQLIRELVVRQDEITPDIRRWQKTGDTIQEKLPQWRWLWNLIDHAEGLPELDEIRSEAESIHEHRSLLADPDPVGPLLADLRNGLREAIREGRGRIETARSDVLATLEDDPLWQRLSDDDRGRLIRTYHLEELPPLKTGTDGEIIEELKKRPLQSFDGTVRLIENALTSIRKQAATILEPKTVMVPLGRSMTVKRIEDLDEYFAEVRNRVLAELEKGNPVMLS; the protein is encoded by the coding sequence ATGTTAGAAAACCGGGATACCAAGAATAAAGCAGTTTTTTATCGAGATCCGACTGAGTACACCATACCAAACGATGGTGTAACCAAAGTTGGACGAATCACCGATGAATACCAGCTTACCGTCGCCAGATATGAACTCGAGAGTTTCGTCTGTGAGGGGTCCTACAACACCGGGCTGAAGAACATTCTTCAGTCATTCCTTGATAATCTCGATCAGCCGGTTCAACCTGCGGTATGGGTGAGCGGATTCTTTGGATCAGGAAAGTCGCATCTTGTCCGGGTTCTTGATTTTCTCTGGAGCGATCTGGCTTTCCCCGATGGTTCAACCGCACGAAATCTTGCCAAAGTGCCACCCGAGATTAATGATCTCCTTATACAACTGAACACAGAGGGAAGACGAAACGGGGGGATCTGGTCTGCGGCAGGAACACTCAGTGCCGGTGTTGGTGACGACCCAAGAACTGCAATCCTCCAGATCGTTCTTCGGGCAGCCGATCTGCCAGAGAAGATTGATGTCGCACGAATTCATCTCTGGCTTGCCGAATATGGCATCCTTGAAAAGATGCGGCAGCGACTCATTGGTAGCGGGAAGCCAAGGGATATGACCCGCCCCTTCGTATCCAGTGCCTTTGCGGAGGCACTCATCGAGTTCCACCCGGATTTCTCAAACCGGACACCTGAAGAGGCCAGAGATGACCTCCGCCGGCAGTTCGGGACAGATATGGAGATGACAAACGATCTGATGGAATCGATGCTCAATGATATCTTTGCCATGAAGAGTACTGAGAAGGGCAGAATGCCGCTTGTCCTGATCGTCCTCGATGAAGTACAACAGTACCTGACGATTGGAGAGGGGGCAGAGCAGCTCCTTGCATTCCAGGGTGTCATAGAAGATATCTGCAGCAGATTCAAATCACGGCTGCTGATTGTGGCAACCGGTCAGGAAGCACTGCAGGCAAACACCCTTCTCCAGAGGCTTCAGGGGAGGTTCTCATTACGGGTCACACTCGATTCAAAAGATGTCGATACGGTCCTCCGCCAGACCATCCTCAGAAAAAAGGAGTCGATGAAAGAACCACTCAACAAGACACTCGACTCTGTCACCGGGGAGATCTCACGCCATCTGGATGGATCAAAACTTGCCCATCGGAGTGGTGATGGCGAATTCCTTGCTCTTGACTACCCCCTTCTGCCAACCAGAAAACGCTTCTGGGAGAAGGTGCTGCATGCGGTCGATACCGGGGGGATGAGCACACAGCTTCGAAACCAGCTCCGGATCACCTTCGATGGTGCCAGGAAGTATGCCGACAAGCCGCTTGGAACCATCATTCCTGCTGATTTCATCTTCTCACAGCAGATGACACAGCTTAGAAATAACAATATCCTCCCGCAGCAGATTGCCGATGCAATTGCAAAAGAAGATGATGGAACCGAGCAGGGGATATTGCAATCCCGTATTGCTGCTCTTCTCTTCCTTATTCAGAAGGTCGATGCCTCGTTTGGCCTTCGGGCAACACCCGAGATACTTGCAGATCTCCTGATCACCGACCTCGTCGCCGGCTCTGAGAATCTCAGGCGTGAGCTGCCGGATCTCCTCACAGATATGCATGACCGGGGCGTCATCGCAAAGGTTGGTGATGAATATCGTATCCAGACCGAAGAGGGAAGTATCTGGGAAGGAGATTATCAGAAGCGGAAGACCGATTATAAAGCCGATGACTCCATGCTGATCTTCAAGCGGAATGAGATTCTCCAGAAGCAGCTCAACCAGCACCTGGGGCGAATCTCCATCCTGCAGGGTGAGAGCAGAACTCCGCGTGAGGCAGATCTCGTCTACTTCACATCCCAGAGACCGGAGATCGGATCAAAAGTGCCGATCTGGATCAGGCATGGATGGGAGACGAATAACACGGCGGTAACACATGAAGCAGCAGCTGAAGGGAGCGAGAGCCCGCTTGTCTTTGTCTTCCTCCCCCGTATTGAACATGATGCCTTCAAGGATGAGATTGCAGGGCTTCTCGCCGCAGAAAAGGTGATTGAAGATCGTCCTGCTCCAACCACCGCCGAAGGAGATCAGGCACGATCCAATATTGATGCAAAGAGAATGGCACACATCCAGCGGATTGGGAAGATCGTCAGGGAGATCTTCTCCCAGGCATCAGTCTATCTCGGGGGTGGTCTGAAGGTTGAGAATGATACGCTCGACGGTGCCATTCAGAAGGCAACGGAGAGCGCTGCTATCCGTATGTACCCACGATTCAGGGATGCTGACACCAGGGGCTGGGATCAGGTCATTACCCGGGTAAAGAGCGGAGATCAGGCCCCTCTGACAAAAGTGGGATGGGAGAGAGGTGCAGAAGATCATCCTGTCTGTAAGGAGATCCTCAAACGGGTGACGAATCCAAAGAGCGGAAATGATCTCCGGCGTTCTCTTGATCAGCCGCCATTTGGATGGCCAAAGGATGCAATCGATGGGGGGTTGCTGGTGCTGGTTGCGACCAACCATCTGAAGGCAGGGATAAACGGCCGACCATTGTCAGCGACGGATCTTGACCGGCAGCAGATTGGAAGAGCGGCATTTGCAGCTGAGAATGTTGTTCTGACGCAGAATGAACGGCTTGCAGCACGATCACTCTACACGACCGTTTCGCTCACCCCTGAATCAGGGAGAGAAGTTGAACAGGCTATTCTGTTTCTTCAAAAGATTGAGGAGCTTCTCCAGTCATCCGGGGGGGAGGAGCCGCTTCCAAATATTGTGCGTCCCGGATATCTCTCTGAATTACATGGTTACTCGGGAAATCAGCTCATCAGGGAGCTTGTTGTCAGGCAGGATGAGATCACTCCGGATATCAGGCGCTGGCAAAAGACAGGAGATACGATCCAGGAGAAGCTCCCGCAGTGGAGATGGCTCTGGAACCTGATCGACCATGCCGAGGGACTCCCTGAACTTGATGAGATTCGTTCCGAAGCGGAATCGATTCATGAACACCGGAGTCTGCTCGCAGATCCCGATCCGGTCGGGCCGCTGCTTGCGGATCTCCGGAATGGGCTTCGGGAAGCGATCCGGGAAGGAAGGGGGCGGATTGAGACGGCCCGATCTGATGTGCTTGCTACACTGGAAGACGATCCACTCTGGCAGCGGCTCTCTGACGATGATCGGGGACGGCTGATCCGCACCTATCATCTGGAGGAACTCCCCCCCTTAAAGACCGGCACCGATGGCGAGATCATCGAGGAGCTGAAGAAGAGGCCCCTCCAATCCTTTGATGGCACGGTCCGGCTGATCGAGAATGCTCTCACCAGCATCCGGAAGCAGGCAGCAACAATCCTTGAGCCGAAGACGGTGATGGTACCTCTTGGGAGATCGATGACCGTGAAGAGAATTGAGGATCTGGATGAGTATTTTGCGGAGGTACGGAACAGGGTTCTCGCAGAACTTGAGAAGGGCAATCCGGTGATGCTCTCATGA
- a CDS encoding BREX protein BrxB domain-containing protein: MGRVEELIEVYGRRVALPWEEMLSDQEKVWFCVYEPVYERRIQARLEEFKIKTVTAGHRWVHYDICGDFESWLIENEYHEEYFKKPSDLEYDLPDFCSYMVDTLSTKLGDGDSNTVSAITGIGTLFGIVRASTIIDNLIRQTRVSGRLLFFFPGDRDGRNYRLLKARDGWNYLATPIEVEE; the protein is encoded by the coding sequence ATGGGAAGAGTCGAAGAACTCATTGAAGTGTATGGGAGGCGGGTCGCACTTCCATGGGAAGAGATGCTTTCAGATCAGGAGAAGGTATGGTTCTGTGTCTATGAACCTGTATATGAACGCCGGATACAGGCACGGCTTGAGGAATTTAAGATCAAAACCGTAACTGCCGGCCATAGATGGGTTCATTACGATATATGCGGGGATTTTGAGTCCTGGCTGATAGAGAATGAGTACCATGAGGAATACTTCAAAAAACCTTCCGATCTCGAGTATGATCTTCCTGATTTCTGCTCATATATGGTAGATACTCTCAGTACAAAGCTGGGAGACGGGGATTCAAACACCGTATCTGCAATCACCGGTATTGGCACCCTTTTTGGGATTGTTCGTGCAAGTACCATCATCGATAATCTCATCAGGCAGACAAGAGTCAGCGGACGGCTGCTCTTCTTCTTCCCTGGTGATCGGGACGGAAGAAACTACCGCCTTCTGAAGGCACGGGACGGGTGGAATTATCTTGCGACACCTATTGAGGTGGAGGAGTAA
- a CDS encoding 3'-5' exonuclease, which produces MIRDGPRYLIFDTETTGLPLYPGAPFSDLHAWPRLVQVGWVVCTASGGQIAEESLIIRPDGFAIPADAERVHGISTRSAEVTGIPVSDALQRFRDEMDRSDSVVAHNLAFDEGVIASECLRLGRDTPFLDQLRICTMEVSVPVCRLRRKEGWKYPTLAELHRFLFGAGYEGCHDALHDAKATARCFFELVRRGCIVMDDGGRREREK; this is translated from the coding sequence GTGATTCGTGACGGGCCTCGATACCTCATCTTCGATACCGAGACGACCGGGCTGCCCCTCTATCCCGGTGCACCGTTTTCGGATCTGCATGCCTGGCCACGTCTTGTTCAGGTTGGATGGGTTGTTTGTACTGCCTCCGGGGGACAGATCGCTGAAGAGAGCCTGATCATCCGGCCTGACGGATTTGCGATCCCCGCAGACGCTGAGAGGGTGCATGGGATCTCAACCCGATCCGCAGAGGTCACAGGGATTCCGGTCTCTGATGCTCTTCAAAGGTTCCGGGATGAGATGGATCGTTCTGATAGTGTTGTTGCCCATAATCTCGCTTTTGATGAGGGGGTGATCGCTTCTGAGTGCCTCCGTCTTGGAAGGGATACCCCGTTCCTGGACCAGCTACGGATCTGTACAATGGAGGTTTCGGTTCCGGTCTGCCGGCTCCGGCGGAAGGAGGGCTGGAAGTACCCCACATTGGCTGAGTTGCATCGGTTCCTGTTTGGTGCCGGGTATGAGGGCTGTCATGATGCTCTGCATGATGCGAAGGCGACCGCCCGGTGTTTCTTTGAGCTGGTGAGACGGGGGTGTATTGTGATGGATGATGGTGGGAGGAGGGAACGTGAAAAATAG
- a CDS encoding PAS domain S-box protein, with translation MTQSSPFRIIYIDDEPALLEIGKIFLERTGHYAVDVEADPESALGRVLTGGYDAVISDYQMPCMNGIELLQEIRKAECRVPFIIFTGKGREDVVIEALNNGADFYLQKGGDPKSQFAELAKKLEHAIGRRRAEEEVSYRLEFERLVADISSLFLYANSFDIAANQALSEIGKFTNASRAYLFLFTQERHVVDNTHEWCADGITPQKEDLQDLPTSHFTWWMERLKGDGHFGINSVASLPDEAAAERDILAAQGIESLIVHSIIIGGEIAGFIGLDNNLSERTWGEEEGDLLRISASLFSGALEQKRAQEALLEKNEALAAADEEMRSQLDDIVSVQDELRQSRDLFRTFIDHSYDAIFIHDLKGTVLDVNETMLSMYGVTREEALRLTIAEFSGPGSSMKEVAGKWERVIAGENLLFPWKARRPGDGSTFDAEVFLTRVGMEGKTYILAYIRDITGRIGVEKERELNERRMAALLELAEIADQPETAIIDTAIERAVTITESQVGYLAFLSPDESLMTMYSWSQTAMDDCGVLDTPMVYPVSETGLWGEAVRQRRPVITNDYQADNPLKKGYPEGHLPITRHMNLPIFDDGRIVLVAGVGNKEEPYSDQDLRQLTLLMDGLWKTIRSRRAHEELAGAEEEMRSQVDELVSVQKRLSESNEYLGKLITHASCPIIVWDSECRITLFNNAFEELTGISEMEAIGSDLTILFDPKDRKRAMEYIRRAGAGEGWMDREIPILTRKGTKRIIRWNSAAIIGNGGIIATIAQGQDITDQRLLEEQIRIISDTIPDSIIYQIETSPSGERRFLYVSSGIESICGITVDQACQDASLLYSRIIPEDYEQLARLEAASLGTMSQLTTEFRIWDRNGDIRWIFLREVPEARSDGSIIGYGVAVDINDRKLMEEDLRQRNEELAGAEEEIRSQLEEVLTLQRENERIKNQLARIIDTLPDPTLAVDAEGVVTAWNQAMEELTGVPAGDMIGEGDYAYAVPLYGERKPILIDIARGVTGGCDAYTSVRREGDVIEAETMDATPRGRRAALWIRAVPLYDDSGRCIGGIETIRDITPQKEQELKLRGSEALQHAILTAIPDILIRLDSEGTYLDILSPDDDRLFLPKEKMVGRTIGELLSPDIGERTGGAIRAALATGDVQQIEYTLDVPAGTLHFEARIAPYADDEVVAIIRDVTSEKNATTALHERVKEAGCLYRISSLVGQMGMNIDEILGESAKMIPTGYRHPDILSVQITVADQIYSTEGFRETPWSLQSAIIAGDQAVGDIGLFYHEDRAFLEEEEALLETIAALLGRYLEQIRSREMLLVKNDDLQAAEEEMRSQLDELILMQAEIAAGRERLLQIIESLPEPTFVVDESGVVTAWNLAMGQMSGIPAADIIGKGNFEYSLFLYSERRPILIDIARGVGDISMYPSLRQKGNIIEVETDDARPRGREAILWARAVPLFDDHGRCTGAIETIRDVTEIRKAQERLRQNEEKYRALIENLTELVYSLDTDGKITYLSPNVEGITGYSRDELIGQTIGDFIHPDQVAGQVEVFNKVVAGNPVVTEFGFRRKDGSYIWMRTSARPVIRDDGVVSIQGILTDITDRKEAEEEVLLHLIRTKNLLDLYRLGDAPEEEMMAFALDASKEMAESRYAFIGLLSPDESVMAIHSWSEEVMADCRMDHGPVAIPVRTSGILGECVRMREAVIINEYAGDHSAKKGCPDGHVAITRFLAVPIFMGGRIAAVIAVANKDEHYMEDDADALVTLGNMTYGILRRREAEVKIRESEERFRRLAENAGDIIYRVDLLPSQRFTYLNPAVTRITGYTPEDHYHDPMLGYTIIHPDDRHLLTDLADGERLAEPLLLRWIRRDGEIIWVEQKNVPVYDDGGRMIAIEGIARDITAAKLIDDELARNAAAIADANRKLNLMTGITRHDIANQLTVLGGYLSLSQEMATDETLAKYLNRMDEATRWIRRQIEFTREYQELGVKAPAWQKVGEQLAGIGSRAIPIIDETGDTAIFADPLLPQTFANLMENTERYATGATRVRVFCEEDGGDLLLVWEDDGPGIPEKEKKKIFERGVGKNTGLGLFFIREILGITRITITEEGVDGEGARFVMRVPEGEWRKG, from the coding sequence ATGACTCAATCCTCCCCGTTTCGGATCATCTATATCGATGATGAGCCGGCCCTCCTTGAGATTGGAAAGATATTCCTCGAACGGACCGGCCATTACGCAGTGGATGTTGAGGCGGATCCGGAGAGTGCCCTTGGCAGGGTGCTCACCGGGGGATACGATGCCGTCATCTCCGACTACCAGATGCCCTGCATGAACGGGATTGAACTCTTACAGGAGATCAGAAAGGCGGAGTGCAGGGTCCCGTTCATCATCTTCACCGGGAAGGGGCGCGAGGATGTCGTCATTGAGGCGCTCAACAACGGTGCTGACTTCTATCTTCAGAAGGGCGGAGATCCCAAGTCACAGTTTGCCGAGCTTGCAAAGAAGCTCGAGCATGCGATCGGGAGGCGGCGGGCAGAGGAGGAGGTCTCATACCGGCTCGAGTTTGAGCGGTTGGTGGCTGACATCTCCTCGCTCTTCCTGTATGCGAACTCATTTGATATCGCGGCAAACCAGGCACTCTCTGAAATTGGAAAGTTTACAAACGCTTCCCGTGCCTACCTCTTCCTCTTCACCCAGGAGCGGCATGTGGTTGATAACACCCATGAGTGGTGTGCAGATGGCATCACCCCCCAGAAAGAAGATCTCCAGGATCTCCCGACATCCCATTTTACCTGGTGGATGGAGAGGTTAAAGGGAGACGGGCACTTCGGGATCAACAGTGTCGCATCACTCCCTGACGAGGCAGCAGCTGAACGGGATATCCTGGCGGCACAGGGTATCGAATCATTGATCGTCCATTCGATCATCATCGGGGGAGAGATAGCCGGATTCATCGGGCTTGACAATAACCTCTCGGAACGTACATGGGGAGAAGAAGAAGGAGATCTCCTCAGGATCAGTGCAAGCCTCTTTTCAGGAGCTCTTGAACAGAAGAGAGCACAGGAGGCACTCCTCGAGAAGAACGAAGCACTTGCGGCTGCAGATGAGGAGATGCGATCACAGCTTGATGATATCGTCTCGGTGCAGGATGAGCTCCGCCAGTCCCGGGATCTCTTCCGGACCTTCATCGACCATTCATATGATGCAATCTTCATCCATGATCTGAAGGGGACAGTCCTTGATGTCAACGAGACGATGCTCTCGATGTATGGTGTCACCCGGGAGGAGGCACTCAGGCTTACCATTGCAGAGTTTAGTGGTCCCGGGTCGTCAATGAAAGAGGTTGCCGGGAAGTGGGAGCGGGTCATTGCAGGGGAGAACCTCCTCTTCCCATGGAAGGCCAGGCGGCCAGGGGATGGCTCAACCTTCGATGCCGAGGTCTTCCTTACAAGGGTCGGGATGGAGGGGAAGACCTATATTCTCGCCTATATCCGGGATATCACCGGGAGGATAGGGGTAGAGAAGGAGCGTGAGCTGAACGAACGCCGGATGGCCGCCCTCCTTGAGCTTGCGGAGATTGCAGATCAGCCCGAGACGGCGATCATCGATACCGCGATTGAACGGGCTGTCACTATCACCGAAAGCCAGGTCGGGTATCTTGCGTTCCTCTCACCTGATGAGTCATTGATGACGATGTACTCCTGGTCTCAGACTGCGATGGATGATTGCGGTGTACTGGATACGCCGATGGTCTATCCCGTCTCTGAGACAGGGCTCTGGGGAGAGGCGGTCAGGCAGCGGAGACCGGTCATAACAAATGACTACCAGGCAGATAACCCCCTCAAGAAGGGATATCCGGAGGGGCATCTCCCGATCACACGGCATATGAATCTCCCGATCTTTGATGATGGACGGATCGTCCTCGTTGCAGGGGTCGGCAATAAAGAGGAGCCTTACTCAGACCAGGATCTCCGCCAGCTCACCCTCCTGATGGACGGGCTCTGGAAGACCATCCGTTCCAGGAGGGCACATGAAGAGCTTGCGGGAGCAGAGGAGGAGATGCGGTCACAGGTCGATGAGCTCGTCTCGGTACAGAAGAGGCTGTCAGAATCGAACGAGTACCTCGGGAAACTGATCACCCACGCCAGCTGCCCAATCATCGTCTGGGATAGTGAGTGCCGGATCACCCTCTTCAACAATGCGTTTGAAGAGCTCACCGGGATCTCAGAGATGGAGGCGATTGGATCCGATCTTACGATCCTCTTTGATCCCAAAGATCGGAAAAGGGCGATGGAATATATTCGCAGGGCGGGCGCCGGAGAAGGGTGGATGGATCGTGAGATCCCAATCCTCACAAGGAAGGGAACAAAGAGGATCATCCGCTGGAATTCGGCAGCCATCATCGGCAACGGGGGGATCATCGCAACAATCGCTCAGGGCCAGGACATCACCGACCAGCGGCTGCTTGAGGAGCAGATCCGGATCATCAGTGACACCATCCCGGATAGCATCATCTATCAGATTGAGACGAGCCCGTCCGGAGAACGCCGCTTCCTGTACGTCAGCTCCGGGATTGAATCGATCTGCGGAATAACGGTTGATCAGGCCTGTCAGGATGCCTCCCTCCTGTACAGCCGGATCATCCCGGAGGATTATGAGCAGCTTGCCAGGCTTGAAGCGGCGTCGCTTGGAACGATGAGCCAGCTGACGACCGAGTTCCGGATCTGGGACCGAAATGGCGATATCAGGTGGATCTTTCTCAGGGAAGTACCTGAAGCACGGTCTGATGGAAGCATCATCGGGTACGGGGTTGCAGTTGATATCAACGATCGGAAGCTGATGGAGGAGGATCTCAGGCAGCGGAATGAAGAGCTTGCGGGAGCCGAGGAGGAGATCCGATCACAGCTCGAAGAGGTACTCACCCTCCAGAGAGAGAACGAACGTATTAAAAATCAGCTTGCACGGATCATCGATACCCTCCCCGATCCGACCCTTGCGGTGGATGCAGAGGGGGTCGTGACCGCCTGGAACCAGGCGATGGAGGAGCTGACCGGCGTTCCTGCAGGCGATATGATCGGAGAGGGAGACTATGCGTATGCGGTTCCCCTCTACGGGGAGCGAAAGCCCATCCTCATCGATATCGCCCGGGGCGTGACGGGTGGATGTGATGCATATACATCCGTCCGTAGAGAAGGGGATGTTATTGAGGCAGAGACGATGGATGCGACCCCCAGGGGGAGAAGAGCCGCCCTCTGGATTCGTGCGGTCCCCCTGTATGACGACTCCGGCCGGTGTATCGGCGGGATCGAGACGATCCGGGACATTACACCTCAGAAGGAGCAGGAGCTGAAGCTCCGGGGGAGTGAAGCCCTTCAACATGCGATCCTGACCGCGATTCCTGACATCCTTATCCGGCTTGACAGCGAGGGAACGTACCTCGATATCCTCAGCCCTGATGATGATCGGTTATTCCTGCCAAAGGAGAAGATGGTGGGAAGGACGATTGGAGAGTTGCTGTCGCCGGATATTGGCGAGCGGACGGGGGGGGCCATCAGAGCTGCCCTTGCGACCGGAGATGTACAGCAGATCGAGTATACGCTTGACGTTCCAGCGGGAACCCTCCATTTCGAGGCCCGAATCGCCCCGTATGCCGACGATGAGGTGGTTGCGATCATCCGGGATGTCACCAGTGAGAAGAATGCAACCACTGCACTCCATGAACGGGTGAAGGAGGCGGGGTGCCTGTACCGGATCTCATCCCTTGTGGGCCAGATGGGGATGAACATAGATGAGATCCTCGGGGAGTCGGCTAAGATGATCCCGACAGGGTACCGGCACCCGGATATTCTCTCTGTCCAGATCACCGTTGCTGATCAGATCTATTCGACCGAGGGCTTCCGGGAGACCCCCTGGTCACTGCAGAGCGCAATCATCGCAGGCGATCAGGCAGTCGGGGATATCGGCCTCTTCTATCATGAGGATAGAGCGTTCCTTGAAGAGGAGGAGGCACTCCTTGAGACGATTGCTGCACTGCTTGGGAGATATCTTGAGCAGATCAGGTCCCGCGAGATGCTCCTTGTGAAGAACGATGATCTTCAGGCTGCAGAGGAGGAGATGAGGTCACAGCTGGATGAGCTCATCCTTATGCAGGCAGAGATTGCAGCCGGAAGAGAGCGGCTCCTCCAGATCATCGAATCGCTCCCTGAGCCGACCTTCGTCGTCGATGAAAGCGGGGTGGTGACCGCCTGGAACCTGGCGATGGGGCAGATGAGCGGTATTCCCGCAGCCGATATCATCGGGAAGGGGAATTTTGAGTATTCACTCTTTTTATATTCAGAGAGGAGACCGATCCTCATCGATATCGCACGTGGAGTCGGGGATATCTCCATGTATCCGAGCCTCCGGCAGAAGGGGAATATCATTGAGGTGGAGACGGACGATGCACGCCCCCGTGGGAGAGAGGCGATACTCTGGGCCCGGGCGGTCCCCCTCTTCGATGATCATGGCCGGTGCACAGGGGCGATAGAGACGATCCGGGATGTCACAGAGATCAGGAAGGCACAGGAGCGGCTCCGTCAGAATGAGGAGAAGTACCGGGCACTCATCGAGAACCTGACCGAGCTCGTCTACTCCCTCGACACCGACGGGAAGATCACCTATCTCTCCCCAAATGTCGAGGGGATCACCGGATACTCACGCGATGAGCTGATCGGGCAGACCATCGGTGATTTTATTCATCCCGATCAGGTTGCCGGGCAGGTTGAGGTATTCAACAAGGTTGTTGCAGGCAATCCTGTCGTGACCGAATTTGGATTCAGACGAAAGGATGGCAGTTATATCTGGATGAGGACCTCGGCCAGGCCAGTGATCCGGGACGACGGGGTGGTCTCTATCCAGGGGATCCTCACCGATATCACCGACCGGAAGGAGGCTGAGGAGGAGGTTCTTCTCCATCTGATCAGGACAAAGAACCTTCTGGACCTCTACCGCCTTGGTGATGCTCCGGAAGAGGAGATGATGGCGTTTGCCCTTGATGCCAGTAAGGAGATGGCGGAGAGCAGATATGCGTTCATCGGGCTTCTCTCTCCTGATGAGTCGGTGATGGCGATCCATTCCTGGTCTGAGGAGGTGATGGCGGACTGCCGGATGGACCATGGGCCTGTGGCGATCCCGGTTCGGACCTCAGGGATTCTGGGTGAATGTGTCAGGATGCGAGAGGCGGTGATCATCAACGAGTACGCGGGTGATCACTCGGCGAAGAAGGGCTGCCCGGACGGGCATGTTGCGATCACCAGGTTCCTTGCCGTCCCCATCTTTATGGGGGGGAGGATCGCTGCTGTCATCGCGGTTGCAAACAAGGACGAGCACTACATGGAGGATGATGCAGACGCCCTCGTGACGCTTGGCAACATGACGTACGGGATACTTCGGCGCCGTGAGGCTGAGGTGAAGATCCGGGAGAGTGAAGAGCGGTTCCGGCGTCTCGCCGAGAATGCCGGGGATATCATCTACCGGGTCGATCTCCTTCCCAGTCAACGTTTCACCTATCTGAACCCCGCAGTGACCCGGATCACAGGATATACACCAGAGGATCATTACCATGATCCGATGCTTGGCTATACGATCATTCATCCCGATGACCGTCACCTCCTCACTGATCTGGCGGATGGAGAGAGGCTGGCCGAACCGCTCCTCCTCCGCTGGATACGGAGAGACGGGGAGATCATCTGGGTGGAGCAGAAGAATGTCCCCGTCTATGATGATGGCGGCCGGATGATCGCCATCGAGGGGATCGCCCGCGATATAACGGCTGCAAAACTGATCGATGATGAGCTTGCACGGAACGCTGCTGCCATCGCCGATGCAAACCGGAAGCTGAACCTGATGACCGGGATCACCCGGCATGATATCGCCAACCAGCTGACGGTCCTTGGAGGCTATCTCTCGCTTTCACAGGAGATGGCAACCGATGAGACGCTGGCGAAGTATCTCAACCGGATGGATGAGGCGACCAGATGGATCAGGCGCCAGATCGAGTTCACCCGCGAATACCAGGAACTCGGGGTTAAGGCTCCGGCATGGCAGAAGGTCGGAGAGCAGCTTGCCGGGATCGGATCGAGGGCGATCCCGATCATCGATGAGACAGGAGATACTGCGATCTTTGCCGATCCCCTCCTCCCCCAAACCTTTGCGAACCTGATGGAGAATACCGAGCGGTATGCGACCGGGGCGACCCGGGTCAGGGTCTTCTGCGAGGAGGACGGCGGGGATCTCCTCCTCGTCTGGGAGGATGACGGCCCCGGCATCCCGGAGAAGGAGAAAAAGAAGATCTTTGAGCGTGGCGTCGGGAAGAATACCGGCCTTGGCCTCTTCTTTATCCGGGAGATCCTCGGGATCACCAGGATCACGATCACCGAGGAGGGGGTCGATGGTGAGGGGGCGAGGTTTGTGATGCGGGTGCCGGAGGGTGAGTGGAGGAAGGGGTGA